From Achromobacter spanius, a single genomic window includes:
- the pstC gene encoding phosphate ABC transporter permease subunit PstC translates to MSAVMDNSVPLPPSVADSVTTGTPSPMKQTKNALMDALFKNLTRLFAFLVFILLAAILISLIYGSRESLAKYGLSFLWLNDWDPVNSNYGAVVPIIGTLLTSAIALIIAVPVSFGIAIFLTELSPTWLRRPLGTAIEMLAAIPSIIYGMWGLFVFVPVFQQYVQPFMIATLGSVPIIGGLFAGPPFGIGIFTAGLILSIMIIPFIAAVMRDVFELVPAMLKESAYGLGSTTWEVMWRVVLPFTKSGVIGGIMLGLGRALGETMAVTFVIGNAFKWSGSLFSPGNSIASALANEFNEAGGIQKAALLELGLILFLITTIVLALAKTLLVRLSAGEGKKT, encoded by the coding sequence ATGAGCGCGGTAATGGATAATAGTGTGCCGCTTCCGCCCAGCGTGGCGGATTCCGTGACTACCGGCACGCCTTCGCCTATGAAGCAAACAAAAAACGCGCTGATGGATGCGCTGTTCAAGAATCTGACCCGCCTGTTCGCCTTTCTGGTGTTCATTCTTCTGGCGGCGATTCTCATCTCCCTCATCTACGGCAGCCGCGAATCGCTGGCCAAATATGGCCTGTCGTTCCTGTGGCTCAATGACTGGGATCCGGTCAATTCCAACTACGGCGCCGTCGTGCCGATCATCGGTACGTTGCTGACGTCCGCGATCGCGCTGATCATCGCCGTGCCGGTCTCCTTCGGCATCGCCATCTTCCTGACCGAACTGTCGCCGACCTGGCTGCGCCGCCCGCTGGGCACCGCCATCGAAATGCTGGCGGCCATCCCGTCCATCATCTACGGCATGTGGGGCCTGTTCGTCTTCGTGCCCGTGTTCCAGCAGTACGTGCAGCCCTTCATGATCGCGACGCTGGGCAGCGTGCCCATCATCGGCGGCCTGTTCGCGGGCCCGCCGTTCGGCATCGGCATCTTCACCGCCGGCCTGATCCTCTCCATCATGATCATCCCGTTCATCGCGGCCGTGATGCGCGACGTGTTCGAGCTGGTCCCTGCGATGCTCAAGGAATCGGCCTACGGTCTGGGCAGCACGACCTGGGAAGTGATGTGGCGCGTGGTGCTGCCTTTCACGAAGTCGGGCGTCATCGGCGGCATCATGCTCGGCCTGGGCCGTGCCCTGGGCGAGACGATGGCCGTGACCTTCGTCATCGGTAATGCGTTCAAGTGGTCCGGTTCGCTGTTCTCGCCCGGCAACTCCATCGCCTCGGCGCTCGCCAACGAATTCAACGAGGCGGGCGGCATCCAGAAGGCGGCGCTGCTGGAACTGGGCCTGATCCTGTTCCTGATCACGACCATCGTGCTGGCCCTGGCCAAGACGCTGCTGGTTCGCCTGTCTGCCGGCGAAGGCAAGAAGACCTGA
- the pstS gene encoding phosphate ABC transporter substrate-binding protein PstS has protein sequence MFKRVFKQVSVGVALSAAVFAVQAANVTGAGASFPYPIYAKWASDYKAATNNAVNYQSIGSGGGQQQIIAKTVDFGASDDPMKAADLEKHGLLQFPAVIGGTVAVVNVDGVEPGKLKLSGKLLADIFLGKVKKWDDAAIKALNPDVKLPSADIIVVHRSDGSGTTFGWTNYLSKVSPEWKSQVGEGKAVKWPTGQGGKGNEGVAAYVGQLKNSIGYVEYAYAKQNKLAWTQLQNKDGKFVQPEQKAFAAAAANADWKSAPGMGVVLTDEPGADSWPVTAATFILIHKSQDKPVQGKAVLDFFDWAFKNGAKSAEAMDYVPLPEAVTKEIRAAWGEVKSADGQAVWK, from the coding sequence ATGTTCAAACGTGTCTTCAAGCAAGTTTCCGTGGGCGTCGCGCTGAGCGCCGCTGTTTTTGCCGTCCAGGCCGCCAACGTCACCGGCGCCGGCGCATCGTTCCCGTACCCGATCTACGCCAAGTGGGCGTCCGATTACAAGGCTGCGACCAACAACGCGGTCAACTACCAGTCCATCGGTTCGGGCGGCGGTCAACAGCAGATCATTGCAAAGACGGTCGACTTCGGCGCCTCGGATGATCCGATGAAGGCTGCTGATCTCGAAAAGCACGGCCTGCTGCAGTTCCCCGCCGTGATCGGCGGCACTGTCGCCGTCGTGAACGTCGACGGCGTCGAGCCGGGCAAGCTGAAGCTGTCGGGCAAGCTCCTGGCCGACATCTTCCTGGGCAAGGTCAAGAAGTGGGACGACGCCGCCATCAAGGCGCTGAACCCCGACGTCAAGCTGCCCTCGGCCGACATCATCGTCGTGCACCGTTCGGACGGCTCGGGCACCACCTTCGGTTGGACGAACTACCTGTCCAAGGTGTCGCCGGAGTGGAAGTCGCAAGTCGGTGAAGGCAAGGCCGTCAAGTGGCCCACCGGTCAAGGCGGCAAGGGCAACGAAGGCGTCGCCGCCTACGTTGGCCAGCTGAAGAACTCGATCGGCTACGTCGAATACGCCTACGCCAAGCAGAACAAGCTGGCCTGGACGCAACTGCAGAACAAGGACGGCAAGTTCGTCCAGCCCGAGCAAAAGGCTTTCGCTGCCGCGGCCGCCAATGCCGACTGGAAGAGCGCGCCGGGCATGGGCGTGGTCCTGACCGACGAGCCGGGCGCCGATTCGTGGCCCGTCACCGCCGCCACCTTCATCCTGATCCACAAGTCGCAAGACAAGCCGGTTCAGGGCAAGGCTGTGCTGGACTTCTTCGACTGGGCGTTCAAGAACGGCGCCAAGTCGGCTGAAGCCATGGACTACGTGCCGCTGCCGGAAGCCGTGACCAAGGAAATCCGCGCCGCCTGGGGCGAAGTGAAGTCCGCTGACGGCCAGGCTGTCTGGAAGTAA
- the ppk1 gene encoding polyphosphate kinase 1 encodes MPTRPPGEPLLMNRELSLLKFNERVLAMAENPKTPLLERLRYVCIVSSNLDEFFEIRISSLKEQQRQSPNLVGPDGMTPDEAFECVQQAVHELVYRQYNLLNDEILPAMHKEGIALHHASEWNAEQQEWARDVFHRDVMPLLTPIGLDPAHPFPRVYNKSLNFIVSLAGADAFGRQASIAIVQAPRALPRLIKMPQELSGQPEGYILLTSLLRAFVGELFPGLEMLGCYQWRVTRNSDLFVDEEEVTNLRHALQGELSQRNFGAAVRLEIDKLTPVELETFLQREFSLKADDTYRVPGPVNLSRLMQLCNSAARPDLLFPDYRAPVPAPFDRVGDKPAELFEAVAECDRLLHHPYQSFQPVIDFLTAAALDPDVMAIKQTIYRTGEDSELMKILLLAARAGKEVTVVVELMARFDEQTNINWASKLEEVGAHVVYGVVAHKTHAKMAVVLRREKGRLRRYAHLGTGNYHPRTARLYTDFGLLTADPKLCEDMDKVFAQLTGLGARRTLKSLMQSPFTLHEGMVSLIRAEARAAKAGKRSRIMAKMNSLLEEQIIAELYKASQAGVKIDLIVRGVCALRAGVPGLSENIRVRSIVGRFLEHSRVFYFYAEGEETVYLSSADWMDRNFFRRVEIAFPIYDKTLKKRVIDEAFTYALRDNQLAWQQQPSGDYARVKSRREPYNLHQFLMQKLGV; translated from the coding sequence ATGCCCACACGTCCGCCAGGCGAGCCTCTGCTCATGAATCGCGAATTGTCGCTGCTCAAGTTCAACGAACGTGTGCTGGCGATGGCGGAAAACCCCAAGACACCGCTGCTGGAACGGCTGCGCTATGTGTGTATCGTCAGTTCCAACCTGGACGAGTTCTTCGAGATCCGGATCTCCAGCCTGAAAGAGCAGCAGCGCCAGTCGCCCAACTTGGTCGGCCCGGACGGCATGACGCCGGACGAGGCATTCGAATGCGTCCAGCAGGCAGTGCACGAACTGGTGTACCGCCAGTACAACCTGCTAAACGACGAAATTTTGCCGGCCATGCACAAAGAGGGCATCGCGCTGCATCACGCCTCCGAATGGAATGCGGAGCAGCAGGAATGGGCGCGCGACGTCTTCCACCGCGACGTGATGCCGCTGTTGACGCCCATTGGGCTGGACCCGGCGCATCCGTTTCCGCGGGTCTACAACAAGAGCCTGAACTTCATCGTGTCGCTGGCCGGCGCCGACGCGTTCGGCCGCCAGGCGTCCATCGCCATCGTCCAGGCGCCCCGCGCGCTGCCGCGCCTGATCAAGATGCCGCAGGAGCTCTCAGGGCAGCCCGAGGGCTACATTCTGCTGACCTCGCTCTTGCGCGCCTTCGTGGGCGAGCTGTTCCCGGGCCTGGAGATGCTGGGCTGCTATCAGTGGCGCGTCACGCGCAACAGCGACCTCTTCGTGGACGAGGAAGAAGTCACCAACCTGCGCCACGCGCTGCAGGGCGAGCTGTCGCAACGCAACTTCGGCGCCGCCGTCCGGCTTGAGATCGACAAGCTGACGCCCGTCGAACTTGAAACCTTCCTGCAGCGCGAGTTTTCGCTCAAGGCCGACGACACCTACCGCGTTCCCGGTCCGGTGAATCTGTCGCGCCTGATGCAGTTGTGCAATTCCGCGGCTCGCCCGGATCTGCTGTTTCCCGACTACCGCGCGCCCGTGCCCGCGCCGTTTGACCGCGTCGGCGACAAGCCCGCCGAACTCTTCGAGGCGGTGGCCGAGTGCGACCGCCTGCTGCACCATCCCTACCAGTCGTTCCAGCCGGTCATCGACTTCCTGACCGCCGCCGCGCTGGATCCCGACGTGATGGCCATCAAGCAGACCATCTATCGCACCGGCGAAGATTCCGAGCTGATGAAGATCCTGCTGCTGGCGGCGCGCGCTGGCAAGGAGGTGACGGTGGTGGTGGAATTGATGGCGCGTTTTGACGAGCAGACCAACATCAACTGGGCCTCCAAGCTGGAAGAAGTGGGGGCGCACGTCGTGTATGGCGTGGTGGCGCACAAGACGCACGCCAAGATGGCTGTTGTGCTGCGCCGCGAAAAGGGCCGTCTGCGCCGCTATGCCCACTTGGGCACCGGCAACTATCACCCGCGCACGGCGCGCCTGTATACGGACTTCGGGTTGCTGACCGCCGATCCCAAATTGTGCGAGGACATGGACAAGGTGTTCGCGCAGCTGACCGGCCTGGGTGCACGCCGCACGCTCAAGTCGCTGATGCAGTCGCCGTTCACGCTGCACGAAGGCATGGTGTCGCTGATTCGCGCCGAGGCGCGCGCCGCCAAGGCGGGCAAGCGTTCGCGCATCATGGCCAAAATGAATTCGCTCCTGGAAGAGCAGATCATCGCCGAGCTTTACAAGGCCAGCCAGGCGGGCGTGAAGATCGATCTGATCGTGCGGGGCGTCTGCGCCCTGCGCGCCGGCGTGCCGGGGCTGTCGGAAAACATCCGCGTGCGGTCCATCGTGGGGCGTTTCCTGGAACATTCCCGCGTCTTCTACTTCTACGCCGAAGGCGAGGAGACGGTGTACCTGTCGTCTGCCGACTGGATGGATCGCAACTTCTTCCGCCGCGTCGAGATCGCTTTTCCGATCTACGACAAGACGCTCAAGAAGCGCGTCATCGACGAAGCCTTCACCTACGCGCTGCGCGACAACCAGCTTGCCTGGCAGCAACAGCCCAGCGGCGATTACGCGCGCGTCAAGAGCCGCCGCGAGCCGTACAACCTGCATCAGTTTTTGATGCAGAAGCTGGGCGTCTGA
- the ppx gene encoding exopolyphosphatase, protein MDQLLAAVDLGSNSFRLSIGRIVQQDGTPQIYQIDRLKETVRLAAGLDAEKRLGDDAIERAIAVLERFGERLRSFHPNRVRAVATNTFRVARNTKDFLPRAEAALGFPIEVIAGREEARLIFTGVAHTLPPSPNKRLVIDIGGGSTEVIIGKGHEPGLMSSLYMGCVSYSRQFFSDGVVDAHQMKQAELAARREIEVIAKQYRKMGWKEAYGSSGTAKALFAILTEGGYSDRGITRAGLTKLKDRLIRSGRVIPSELPGIKIERADVLPGGLAIMSALFDELGIDVMHTGDGALRLGVLYDLLGRDDEHDKRDESVRQFVKRYHVDVNQARRVRHAAFGLFDTLFPEGQERAELRPALGWAADLHEVGLSIAHNAYHKHSAYVLENADMPGFSRADQQLLALLVLGHQGKLAKVEPLVRTRAQWKAILALRLAVLLFRRRGEIEPLPLTASVRDNSIVVRVNRDWLAEHPLSDFTLRAEEAEWNKVGFSFELLEF, encoded by the coding sequence ATGGATCAACTTCTGGCCGCGGTGGACCTCGGGTCCAACAGCTTTCGCCTCTCCATCGGACGCATCGTTCAGCAGGACGGTACGCCCCAGATCTACCAGATTGACCGCCTCAAGGAAACCGTCCGGCTCGCCGCCGGCCTGGACGCCGAAAAGCGGCTTGGCGACGACGCCATCGAGCGCGCCATCGCCGTCCTGGAACGCTTCGGCGAACGCCTGCGCAGCTTCCACCCCAACCGGGTCCGCGCGGTTGCCACCAACACGTTCCGCGTCGCCCGCAACACGAAAGATTTCCTGCCCCGGGCCGAAGCTGCACTGGGCTTTCCCATCGAAGTCATCGCCGGCCGTGAAGAGGCCCGCCTGATCTTCACGGGCGTGGCCCACACCCTGCCCCCCTCGCCCAACAAGCGCCTGGTCATCGACATCGGCGGCGGTTCCACCGAAGTGATCATCGGCAAGGGCCACGAACCGGGACTGATGTCCTCGCTTTACATGGGCTGCGTCAGCTACAGCCGCCAGTTCTTTTCGGACGGCGTGGTGGACGCGCACCAGATGAAACAGGCCGAGCTGGCCGCCCGCCGCGAAATCGAAGTCATCGCCAAGCAGTACCGCAAGATGGGCTGGAAGGAAGCGTATGGCTCCTCCGGCACCGCCAAGGCGCTGTTTGCCATCCTGACCGAAGGCGGCTACTCCGACCGCGGCATCACACGCGCCGGGCTGACCAAACTGAAGGACCGCCTCATCCGCTCGGGCCGCGTCATCCCGTCCGAGCTCCCCGGCATCAAGATCGAACGCGCCGACGTGCTGCCCGGCGGGCTGGCCATCATGAGCGCGCTGTTCGACGAGCTGGGCATCGACGTCATGCACACCGGCGATGGCGCGCTGCGCCTGGGCGTGTTGTACGACCTGCTGGGCCGTGACGACGAGCACGACAAGCGCGACGAATCGGTACGCCAGTTCGTCAAGCGCTATCACGTGGACGTGAACCAGGCGCGCCGTGTCCGGCACGCCGCGTTCGGCCTGTTCGACACCCTGTTCCCGGAAGGCCAGGAACGCGCCGAGCTTCGGCCCGCGCTGGGCTGGGCAGCAGATCTGCACGAAGTGGGCCTGTCGATTGCCCACAACGCGTATCACAAGCACTCGGCCTACGTGCTGGAAAACGCGGACATGCCCGGCTTTTCGCGCGCGGACCAGCAGCTGCTGGCCTTGCTGGTACTGGGACACCAGGGCAAGCTGGCCAAGGTGGAACCGCTGGTGCGCACGCGTGCGCAATGGAAGGCGATCCTGGCGCTGCGCTTGGCGGTGCTGTTGTTCCGCCGCCGCGGCGAGATCGAGCCCCTGCCGCTGACCGCCTCGGTCCGCGACAATTCCATCGTGGTGCGCGTCAACCGCGATTGGCTGGCCGAACACCCGCTCAGCGACTTCACGCTGCGTGCGGAAGAAGCCGAGTGGAACAAGGTCGGGTTTTCGTTCGAACTGCTGGAGTTCTAA
- a CDS encoding GNAT family N-acetyltransferase yields the protein MLELARINPSRSTAEPWTGSAPKVLAVGLARTAEEIEQIQRLRYEVFTEDMGVVFPDAQDGIEQDRFDPFCEHLMVRELDTDRVVGTYRILTPEKAREAGGYYSQSEFDLSGLGAIRDEVVEVGRSCTHADYRGGAVIMLLWSGLAEYLRRGGYEYVLGCASVSLRDDGVTAAEVWRTVAKQMPKGNEPRVTPLHRYPVEKLNSTLPARVPPLIKGYLKLGAKVCGEPAWDPDFNAADFPVLLKMERMDERYRRHFGLDQPAVITTQR from the coding sequence ATGCTGGAATTAGCACGCATCAACCCGAGCCGCAGTACCGCAGAACCCTGGACGGGCTCCGCCCCGAAGGTCCTGGCTGTCGGCCTCGCGCGTACCGCCGAAGAAATAGAGCAGATTCAGCGCCTGCGCTATGAAGTCTTCACCGAAGACATGGGTGTCGTCTTCCCGGACGCGCAAGATGGCATCGAGCAAGATCGCTTCGATCCATTCTGTGAGCACCTGATGGTCCGCGAACTCGACACGGACCGCGTCGTCGGCACGTATCGGATCCTGACGCCCGAAAAGGCGCGCGAAGCCGGCGGCTACTACTCGCAGTCGGAATTCGACCTGTCGGGCCTGGGCGCCATCCGCGACGAAGTCGTCGAAGTCGGCCGCTCCTGCACGCACGCCGATTACCGCGGCGGCGCGGTAATCATGCTGCTGTGGTCGGGGCTGGCGGAGTACCTGCGCCGCGGCGGTTACGAATACGTGCTCGGTTGCGCCAGCGTGAGCCTGCGCGATGACGGCGTCACCGCTGCCGAAGTCTGGCGCACGGTTGCCAAGCAGATGCCCAAGGGCAACGAGCCGCGTGTCACGCCGCTGCACCGCTACCCGGTCGAAAAGCTCAATAGCACGCTGCCGGCGCGCGTGCCGCCGCTGATCAAGGGTTACCTGAAGCTGGGCGCCAAAGTGTGCGGCGAGCCGGCATGGGATCCGGATTTCAATGCTGCCGACTTCCCGGTCCTGTTGAAGATGGAGCGCATGGACGAGCGCTACCGTCGCCACTTCGGGCTGGATCAGCCGGCCGTCATCACTACCCAGCGCTAG
- the glmM gene encoding phosphoglucosamine mutase — MIRRKYFGTDGVRGEVGGPVINAEFALRLGYAAGRVLAREHAVRGATRPQVVIGKDTRISGYMLESALEAGLSAAGIDVLLAGPIPTPAVAYLTRALRLVAGIVISASHNPYQDNGIKFFSAQGMKLPDEIEADIEAALDEPLGCVSSEGLGRARRMGDAQGRYIEFCKSTFPNDLDLNGMTIVVDAAHGAAYNIAPHVFRELGAEVHAIGVNPDGFNINKGVGALHPELLAKEVKARGAQLGIALDGDADRLQMVDGEGRIYNGDELMYAIVRERMQRGKVEGVVGTLMTNFGFEREMKRLGVGFDRANVGDRYVLEQMQSRGWLYGGESSGHLLCLDCHSTGDGIVAALQVLTALRRNSTTLGDWISDLRMYPQKMINVPLTPGMDWKTHAGLTAARQAVEAELDGRGRILIRASGTEPKLRLMVEAEDEALATNSAEKLAASLG, encoded by the coding sequence ATGATTCGACGCAAATATTTCGGTACCGATGGCGTACGCGGTGAAGTGGGCGGTCCGGTGATCAACGCCGAATTCGCGCTTCGCCTGGGTTACGCGGCTGGCCGCGTGCTGGCGCGCGAGCACGCGGTGCGCGGCGCGACGCGTCCGCAGGTCGTCATCGGCAAGGACACCCGGATTTCCGGCTACATGCTGGAATCCGCGCTGGAAGCGGGCCTGTCGGCCGCCGGCATCGACGTGCTGCTCGCCGGCCCGATCCCCACGCCCGCGGTGGCCTACCTGACCCGCGCGCTGCGCCTGGTCGCCGGCATCGTCATCAGTGCGTCGCACAATCCCTATCAGGACAACGGCATCAAGTTCTTCTCGGCGCAGGGCATGAAGCTGCCCGACGAAATCGAGGCCGATATCGAGGCCGCGCTGGACGAGCCCCTGGGCTGCGTCAGCTCGGAAGGACTGGGGCGCGCGCGCCGCATGGGCGACGCCCAGGGCCGCTACATCGAATTCTGCAAGAGCACGTTCCCCAACGATCTGGACCTGAACGGCATGACGATCGTGGTCGACGCCGCGCACGGCGCCGCCTACAACATCGCCCCGCACGTCTTCCGTGAGCTGGGCGCCGAGGTTCACGCGATCGGCGTGAACCCCGACGGCTTCAACATCAACAAGGGCGTGGGCGCGTTGCACCCCGAGCTGCTGGCCAAGGAAGTCAAGGCGCGCGGCGCCCAGCTTGGCATTGCGCTGGACGGCGACGCCGACCGCTTGCAGATGGTGGACGGCGAGGGCCGCATCTACAACGGCGACGAACTCATGTACGCCATCGTGCGCGAGCGCATGCAGCGCGGCAAGGTCGAGGGCGTGGTGGGCACGCTGATGACCAACTTTGGCTTCGAGCGCGAAATGAAGCGCCTGGGCGTGGGCTTTGACCGCGCCAACGTGGGCGATCGCTACGTGCTGGAACAAATGCAGTCGCGCGGCTGGCTGTACGGCGGCGAAAGCTCTGGCCACCTTCTGTGCCTGGATTGCCACTCCACCGGCGACGGCATCGTGGCGGCGCTGCAGGTCCTGACGGCCCTGCGTCGCAATTCCACCACGCTTGGCGACTGGATCAGCGATCTGCGCATGTATCCGCAGAAGATGATCAACGTGCCGCTGACGCCGGGCATGGACTGGAAAACGCACGCCGGTCTGACCGCGGCCCGCCAAGCGGTCGAGGCAGAACTGGACGGACGGGGCCGGATCCTGATACGCGCTTCGGGGACGGAACCCAAACTTCGTCTGATGGTTGAGGCCGAAGATGAGGCATTGGCGACCAATTCTGCAGAGAAGCTTGCGGCAAGCCTGGGGTAA
- the folP gene encoding dihydropteroate synthase, translated as MANNFLCGRFEFDLERPLVMGIVNVTPDSFSDGGEHGDTDSAVAHARRLIEEGAQILDLGGESTRPGADPVSVADELDRLLPVVEALRDCGVPLSIDTFKPEVMRATLDAGADMINDIYGFRQPGAIEAVSQSRCGLCVMHMKGEPRTMQAAPPEYTDLIGEIGLFLGARAQKLRAAWIDPRRIVLDPGFGFGKTADQNFQLLRRLSSLRSTGYPLLIGLSRKNMIGQATGRPVGDRLPGSIAAALACVARGASIVRVHDVAATVDALKVWQAAEQGAISS; from the coding sequence ATGGCAAATAACTTCCTTTGCGGGCGCTTCGAGTTTGATCTCGAGCGCCCGCTTGTCATGGGCATCGTCAATGTCACGCCGGACTCTTTTTCCGACGGCGGCGAGCACGGCGATACCGATTCCGCAGTGGCGCACGCGCGCCGGCTGATCGAGGAAGGCGCCCAGATCCTGGATCTGGGCGGCGAATCCACCCGTCCTGGGGCCGACCCCGTTTCCGTCGCTGACGAGCTCGACCGGCTACTGCCGGTGGTGGAGGCGCTCCGCGACTGCGGCGTGCCGCTATCCATCGACACGTTCAAGCCTGAGGTCATGCGGGCCACGCTGGACGCCGGCGCGGACATGATCAACGATATCTACGGCTTCAGGCAGCCGGGCGCGATTGAAGCGGTCTCGCAGTCGCGCTGCGGCCTGTGCGTCATGCACATGAAAGGCGAGCCTCGCACCATGCAGGCGGCGCCGCCCGAGTACACCGACCTGATCGGTGAAATCGGCCTCTTCCTGGGGGCTCGTGCGCAAAAGCTGCGCGCAGCCTGGATCGATCCTCGCCGCATCGTGCTGGACCCCGGTTTCGGGTTTGGCAAGACGGCCGACCAGAATTTTCAACTGCTGCGCCGGCTGTCCAGCCTGCGCAGTACCGGTTATCCATTGCTGATCGGCCTGTCGCGCAAAAACATGATCGGCCAGGCCACCGGCCGGCCGGTTGGCGACCGGCTGCCCGGCAGCATTGCCGCCGCGCTTGCCTGCGTCGCGCGTGGCGCCTCCATCGTGCGCGTGCACGATGTTGCGGCCACGGTGGATGCGCTTAAGGTATGGCAGGCGGCTGAACAAGGAGCAATCAGTTCATGA
- the ftsH gene encoding ATP-dependent zinc metalloprotease FtsH produces MNNSFSKVAVWMVIALVLFTVFKQFDGRAQTQDGVTYTQFMDDAKAGRIRKVDVQGDVLYVTPDAGRAYTLTSPGDLWMVSDLLKYGVQVSGKPREEQSLLMSIFVSWFPMLLLIGVWVFFMRQMQGGGKGGAFSFGKSRARMLDENTNQITFADVAGCDEAKEDVQELVDFLRDPSKFQKLGGRIPRGVLMVGSPGTGKTLLAKAIAGEAKVPFFSISGSDFVEMFVGVGAARVRDMFENAKKHAPCIIFIDEIDAVGRQRGAGLGGGNDEREQTLNQMLVEMDGFESGQGVIVIAATNRPDVLDPALLRPGRFDRQVVVPLPDIRGREQILKVHMRKVPLSPNVDATILARGCPGFSGADLANLVNEAALFAARRNGRTVDMSDFEKAKDKIIMGAERRSIVMPEEERKNTAYHESGHAIVARMLPKTDPVHKVTIIPRGRALGVTMQLPETDRYSMDKGRLLSTIAVLFGGRIAEEIFMDQMTTGASNDFERATAIARDIVTRYGMTDELGPMVYAENEGEVFLGRSVTKTTHMSEATMQKVDTEIRRIIDEQYGVARKILEDNRDKVEVMTSALLEWETIDSDQINDIMEGRPPRPPKTPQGPSDTSDTPPTGLAAGGSTAAAV; encoded by the coding sequence TTGAACAATTCATTTTCCAAAGTCGCTGTCTGGATGGTGATAGCCCTGGTGCTGTTCACCGTCTTTAAACAGTTCGACGGACGTGCCCAGACCCAGGACGGCGTGACCTACACGCAGTTCATGGACGACGCCAAGGCGGGACGCATCCGCAAGGTCGACGTTCAAGGCGACGTGCTGTACGTCACCCCGGACGCGGGCCGCGCCTACACGCTGACTTCCCCCGGCGACCTCTGGATGGTCTCCGATCTGCTGAAGTACGGCGTGCAGGTTTCGGGCAAGCCGCGCGAAGAACAGTCGCTCCTGATGAGCATCTTCGTCTCGTGGTTCCCCATGCTGCTCCTGATCGGCGTATGGGTGTTCTTCATGCGCCAGATGCAGGGCGGAGGCAAGGGCGGCGCGTTCAGCTTCGGCAAATCGCGCGCCCGGATGCTCGACGAAAACACCAACCAGATCACCTTCGCCGATGTCGCCGGTTGCGACGAAGCCAAGGAAGACGTCCAGGAACTGGTCGACTTCCTGCGCGACCCCAGCAAGTTCCAGAAGCTGGGCGGCCGTATCCCGCGCGGCGTATTGATGGTGGGTTCGCCCGGTACGGGCAAGACGCTGCTGGCCAAGGCCATCGCCGGCGAAGCCAAGGTGCCGTTCTTCAGCATCTCCGGCTCGGACTTCGTTGAAATGTTCGTCGGCGTGGGCGCGGCCCGTGTCCGCGACATGTTCGAAAACGCCAAGAAGCACGCTCCCTGCATCATCTTCATCGACGAAATCGATGCGGTGGGCCGCCAGCGTGGCGCCGGCCTGGGTGGCGGCAACGACGAACGCGAACAGACCCTGAACCAGATGCTGGTTGAAATGGACGGGTTCGAATCCGGCCAGGGCGTCATCGTGATCGCCGCGACCAACCGTCCCGACGTGCTCGATCCGGCGCTGCTGCGTCCGGGCCGTTTCGACCGCCAGGTTGTGGTGCCGCTGCCCGATATCCGTGGCCGCGAGCAGATCCTGAAGGTCCATATGCGCAAGGTTCCGCTGTCGCCCAACGTCGACGCGACCATCCTGGCGCGCGGCTGCCCGGGCTTCTCCGGCGCCGACCTGGCCAACCTGGTCAACGAAGCGGCGCTGTTCGCCGCCCGCCGCAATGGCCGCACGGTGGATATGTCCGACTTCGAAAAGGCCAAGGACAAGATCATCATGGGCGCCGAGCGCCGCTCCATCGTGATGCCCGAAGAGGAACGCAAGAACACCGCGTACCACGAATCCGGCCACGCGATCGTTGCGCGCATGCTGCCCAAGACCGATCCGGTCCACAAGGTCACCATCATCCCGCGCGGTCGTGCGCTGGGCGTGACGATGCAGCTGCCGGAAACCGACCGCTACAGCATGGACAAGGGCCGTCTGCTGTCCACGATCGCCGTGTTGTTCGGCGGCCGTATCGCCGAAGAAATCTTCATGGACCAGATGACGACGGGCGCCTCGAACGACTTCGAACGCGCCACCGCCATCGCCCGCGACATCGTCACGCGCTACGGCATGACCGACGAACTGGGTCCCATGGTCTACGCCGAGAACGAAGGCGAAGTCTTCCTGGGCCGCAGCGTCACCAAGACCACGCACATGTCCGAAGCCACCATGCAGAAGGTGGACACCGAGATCCGCCGCATCATCGACGAGCAGTACGGCGTTGCGCGCAAGATCCTGGAAGACAATCGCGACAAGGTCGAAGTCATGACCTCCGCGCTGCTCGAATGGGAAACCATCGACTCCGACCAGATCAACGACATCATGGAGGGCCGCCCCCCGCGTCCCCCGAAGACGCCGCAAGGCCCGTCGGACACGTCCGATACGCCGCCGACCGGCCTGGCTGCAGGCGGTAGCACGGCAGCTGCGGTCTGA